The Mycoplasmopsis caviae sequence ATATCTGCAATAGCACTTTCAAGTGTTTCTTTTGCAGCACTTAATTCTCTTTCACCTTCTGCATACTCATTGTAACGCTTTTCTTCCTCTACTAATTGTTCAAGGGCTTCAAGGTTAACATTGCCTAGGTTTTCAATTTCTTCTCTAAGTTGTCTAACAATTTCTTCCGCTTGATCTCTGTTCATTTCAAGATGGTGAACTTTTTCAGCAGCTTCAAAAGTCATTTTATATTGAGAAGCAAGTCTTTCTCTACTTTGCTCAAGTAGTGTTTTTGATCGTTCTCTTTCCCCGATTTTTGTTGAGAATGCATCAGTTAGTTTACGACGAGTTGCCTCATAATCGTTTTTAAGCGCTAATGTCGAGTTAATTTCAGCAGCAATTGTATTAACACGTTCATTTTTTGCTCTGAATTGTGACTCAAGTGCAATTTTTTGGCTTTCTAAAACTTCAATTGATGCTTCAGGGCTTGAAGCTGAAACACCTTCTTTAACTTTGAATTCTTTGTTTGTAATATTTTGAAGTTTTAGTTGTAATTCATCAAATAGTCCTTGCTCACTGCTTTTTTGGGTTTTTAAACTTGTAATTTGTTGTTTTAATTGGCTATCTAACTCAAGTGCACTTCGACGATAGTTTCTAATCTCGTTGATTTTTGACTCATCAGCTTGCACAGCTGCTCTCATACCTGGTACAATTTCTTCAAGCTCTTTAATTTTTTCATCAAAGCCAAGTAATGATTGAGCAGTATTCTTGGCACCGCCAATAATAACACCACCTGAACGAATTGTATCACCATCAAGTGAAACAACCATATAACGACGTTCAAGAATACTTGAAATTTTGTTTGCATTTTCAATATCACTAGCAACAATAACATTACCTAAAAGAAATTTATTAAGAATTTCGAATTGAGGATCAATAGTAACTAGATTACTTGCTACATCAACAAATCCAGGGTGACCTTGGATTGCTAGAAGGTGATCATCACGAATCATTTTTGGTTGGATTGATGTAAGAGGAATAAATGTTGCACGACCGCCGTTGTTTTCTTTTAAGAAGTTAACAGCTTTAACAGCTGTTTCACTTTTATCAACAACCAAGTGTTGTGAGGCATTTGCTAAAATTGAATCGATTGCTGGAATGTATTCCTTAATAACTTTAATTAAATCAGCAACCGTTCCTTTAAGTGCTTTACCAAAGTATGATTTGTTTTCTAAAATATTCTTTGTACCTTTAAATAATAAAGAATTACTTTCTTTTTGTTGATTAAGTAAATTTAATTGAGTTTCAATTTTAAGTAAATCGGTACGCTTTTTATTAATTTTAATGTTCATTAAGTTAATTTCTTCATCATATTTTGAAATTACTTTTTGATTTTCAGCAATTTGGTTAGCCTGATTTTCTATCTCGCGTGCATAATAATTTAATTTATTTGCATGTCTTGTAAGCATTGTTTTATATGCTTCAATTTGCTCTGTTTGATTAGCTTGAATTTCACCAGCTGCTATTAATCTTTCACGTTCACTTTCTTTTGCTAATGTAATGTTAAGTTTATTTAATCTATCCTTAACTGTTTCATATTCTATTGAAAGTTCCTTTAATTCAGCTTCAACTTCTGATCTAAATTTTGTATTTTGTGTAATTGCAGCTTCTGCTGATAAAATACGTGCATCAAGATCATTTTTTGTTTCTTGAACACCTTCAAGTTCGCTAACTAATCTCTCATACATTGAACCAAATGTTCTAATGTTATCAACTAAAAGACCTACTTCAACACTTTTTAGTTCTTCACTTTTTGCAATATAAACCTTTGCTTTTTCAGCTTGTCTTCTTAACGGAATTAACTTTCTCTCAATTTCACTTATAACAAGTTTAATTTGATCAAGTCCTTCTTGCGTTTTTGCCAACTTGCTTAATGCTTCTTTTTTACGGAATTTATACTTTGAAACACCTGCTGCTTCTTCAAAAATAGCTTTTCTTTCTTCTGGTGTTGCCTCGGCAATGTCACTAACTGTTCCTTGCGAAATAATAGCTAATGAACTCTTACCAATACCACTTTCCATTGCTATATCTTTAATGTCTTTTTGACGACATAATTCGCCATTTAAAAAGTACTGGTTATTCCCATTTCCTCTTTCAAGCACACGGCTAATTGAAATAGTTTCATGCGGAATTGAACTTATACCATTTCGATTGTCAAATGTTAATGTAACTGTTGCTTTGTCCATAGGTTTAGCAGTTTTTGAACCCGCAAAGATAACGTCATCCATATTATCTCCACGTAATTCTTTAGCACTACGTTCACCTAAAACTCATTTAATAGCATCGTTAATGTTTGATTTACCTGAACCATTAGGCCCAACAATCCCCGCTACTCCACCATCAAACTTAAGCACAATTGGATCAGCAAATGATTTAAATCCATGAGCTTCAACTTTAATGAGTTTCATATTACCTCCTTGTTTATTTAGAACCACTCAATTCTATTTTTGGTCCATAATAATAATTTTAATATTAATAATTTATTTAAATTGTAAAATGTTTATTTTTTCATTTTGTGTAATGCATCAAGAGCTGCATTTTCTTCAGCCTCAACCTTGCTTTTTCCAATGCCAAAACCATAGATTTTGTTGTCATGAATTGCTTGAGCTTCAAATTCATTCAAACCTTTTTCATTAACTACATAAACAACTGCTAACTTGCTAAATGATTGAATTTGTTCTTGAAAAGTTGTTTTTGCATCTTTAAGATGTTCAATGTCAAAGGCTTCAATGTTTATGTCGAAGACAGTCTTATCTAAGAATTCTTTGACAACTCTTAAGTTTGTATCAAGATATATTGCGGCAATAAAAGCCTCAAAAATATCGGCGCCAACTTTAATTGATTGTTTTGCATCTTCGCTCATTTGACCAGGCGCAGTTAGTAAGAATTTTTTAAGCCCAATTTTTATACTTAGGTCATTAAGAGTTTTTGTACGAACTAATTTTGAACGAATAAGTGTCATTTTACCAGCACTTAAATTTGGAAATTTTCGAAAGACAAAATCTGTCGAAAAGTACTGTAAAATAGCATCACCGAGAAATTCTAAATCTTGATAGTTGCCTACTCTTTCACTTTCTGTTTTTTTTGTTTTATTCTTTTTTAGGCCAAAATAAGATCCATGAGTCACAGCCTGACGATAATAACTTAAATTATTGAAATTAATATTTCATGACTTTAAAAAATCCTCAATATTTTGCTTTTTATCTTGCATTTTGTTGTTAGTCTTTCTATGACTCACTAATGTTTAAGTCTTTTTTAACTTCACTT is a genomic window containing:
- the rnc gene encoding ribonuclease III → MQDKKQNIEDFLKSWNINFNNLSYYRQAVTHGSYFGLKKNKTKKTESERVGNYQDLEFLGDAILQYFSTDFVFRKFPNLSAGKMTLIRSKLVRTKTLNDLSIKIGLKKFLLTAPGQMSEDAKQSIKVGADIFEAFIAAIYLDTNLRVVKEFLDKTVFDINIEAFDIEHLKDAKTTFQEQIQSFSKLAVVYVVNEKGLNEFEAQAIHDNKIYGFGIGKSKVEAEENAALDALHKMKK
- a CDS encoding AAA family ATPase; amino-acid sequence: MKLIKVEAHGFKSFADPIVLKFDGGVAGIVGPNGSGKSNINDAIKWVLGERSAKELRGDNMDDVIFAGSKTAKPMDKATVTLTFDNRNGISSIPHETISISRVLERGNGNNQYFLNGELCRQKDIKDIAMESGIGKSSLAIISQGTVSDIAEATPEERKAIFEEAAGVSKYKFRKKEALSKLAKTQEGLDQIKLVISEIERKLIPLRRQAEKAKVYIAKSEELKSVEVGLLVDNIRTFGSMYERLVSELEGVQETKNDLDARILSAEAAITQNTKFRSEVEAELKELSIEYETVKDRLNKLNITLAKESERERLIAAGEIQANQTEQIEAYKTMLTRHANKLNYYAREIENQANQIAENQKVISKYDEEINLMNIKINKKRTDLLKIETQLNLLNQQKESNSLLFKGTKNILENKSYFGKALKGTVADLIKVIKEYIPAIDSILANASQHLVVDKSETAVKAVNFLKENNGGRATFIPLTSIQPKMIRDDHLLAIQGHPGFVDVASNLVTIDPQFEILNKFLLGNVIVASDIENANKISSILERRYMVVSLDGDTIRSGGVIIGGAKNTAQSLLGFDEKIKELEEIVPGMRAAVQADESKINEIRNYRRSALELDSQLKQQITSLKTQKSSEQGLFDELQLKLQNITNKEFKVKEGVSASSPEASIEVLESQKIALESQFRAKNERVNTIAAEINSTLALKNDYEATRRKLTDAFSTKIGERERSKTLLEQSRERLASQYKMTFEAAEKVHHLEMNRDQAEEIVRQLREEIENLGNVNLEALEQLVEEEKRYNEYAEGERELSAAKETLESAIADMDKIIITRLTNIINDVNDEFNNVFRTMFGGGTAKLFFSNPKDILESGVEIEAQPPGKNIKNLKLFSGGEKSLIAISLLFGILKARPLPLCILDEVEAALDEANVVRYAEYLQQLKEKTQFLVITHRHGTMSRVDTLFGATMQNRGVTSFFSIQLADAKKLVDDEQKDDIEHSNKK